The Pan troglodytes isolate AG18354 chromosome 6, NHGRI_mPanTro3-v2.0_pri, whole genome shotgun sequence genomic sequence TTGATTGATTGTATGGAGGTGATCAAGCAAGAGCTGACACTGGTGAGAGATTTCACAACCCCAGCTTGACTGACTGTGGTTGAACACAAGTGTTTTCTGACCTAAAAGATGAATGTTGGTGCCTTTACATTATAATCTGAAGTCCTTATTTACCAAACTACTTTATAACTCCTTTCAAATTTGAAGTATTATGTGGAAAGGTAGATTCCGTCTTTACCCTCTCTTTCAACATTCCATTAAGcaattcagcaagtatttatggAGCATATTTTATAGGCAGTGTTGGGTTATAAGTTTGTTTTGTaaagtgtttttcatttttagattgcagacagatgaagaaagagaaaaaaatggatctGAAGAGGATGATGATGAGAAACCAGGAAAACGTGTCATAGGACCAAGAAAGAAATTCCACTGGGATGACACTATCAGGTAAGATTTAATTAGTTTTCACTTTTAATATATAATGCAGAAGTAAGAttcctcattaaaaaaatctataataaatataaaactagaTTGGAAGCAACCAAAGATTAGTGTGTAGGAAAAAATTATTCAAGAGAAGATTAATTGTGCTCTAATATCCTCAGagtattattgcttttattttcatatacacTGTAATACTTTTTACAAACTAATCTAATAATGGTGTAAGTCATACTGGTTTCAGAAGGTGAAGTACTTTCAACATATTTCTTCTTTAGCCATCTTTCTCAATAGTATTTCTATATCCCAAGTAGAGAACCATCCCTTTCAATCTTTGGTGCTTTGATTAAAGATATCAAAGGAAATTGTTTCATATTGCAGGTTTGACTGTGGTGCAATGAATGATATATGTTAGAAATTGTTTatgttattttctgaatttttcacaTAATCTGTATTATTGCTGCCAAATGTATGTTCTActaaaaaaagtttcaaatttaattttcaatCTGTTTAGAACTTTGTTATGTAACCTTGTTGAGATCAAATTGGGATGCTATGAGTTAGAACCAAATAAAAGCCAGTCTGCTGAAGATTATCTTAAGTCTTTTATGGAGACAGAAGTGAAGCCCCTGTGGCCTAAGGGCTGGATGCAGGCAAGGTAAGAAATGTGACttactggattttattttatttttttattattgctgttattaaagatatacatacacatacacatacgtgACACTGATTTTGCTAAGAACCTAATATATTCAGCATGCTGTCTAGTCATCTCAGATGATCCTTGCTTTGAAAACCTTAAGCACTTAAATGACAAAACAGTCGCGCACACACAGAGATAGATGTAAAGGTGATATTTTActgaacacttttttttaacaCCCAAATTTGCtagtagagaaaaagagaagagggaagactCCCAGATGGTTATGAAGTTTGGGAGAGGAGCTTTATAGGGGTAACATGAAGATGAGGAACCTAATATGGGATTAGAGCATAGGAAAAGAGACACAGCCTTAGATTCTATTCAAAATAGTCAGtgtagaggccgggcacagtggcttatgcctgtaatcccagcactttgggaggccaaggcaggtggatcacctgaggtcgggagttcaagaccagcctgaccaacatgaagaaaccttgtctctactaaaaatacaaaattagccggacgtggtggcgcatgcctgttatcccagctactagggaggctgagataggagaatcgcttgaaccccagaggtggaggttgtggtgagccgagatcacaccattgcactccagcctgggcaacaagagcgaaactccgtctcaaaaaaaaaaaaaaagaaaaagaaaaaagaaaatagtcagtgtaggccagatgcagtggttcacacctgtaatctcagcactttggaaggccaaggtgggaggatcactttgagccccaggagtctgagaccagtctcaaaaaataagtaaataaataagaaaatattcagtGTAGAGAGATATCTCAAGAAACAAAGAGTCGCTCTGTTTAAAGTCTCAAGGGTTAAGAATGTGGCccgttgcggtggctcacacctgtaatagcagcactttgggaggccgaggctggtggatcacctgaggtccggagttcaagaccagcctggccagcatagtgaaaccctgtatctactaaaaatacaaaaattagctgggcgtggtggtgggcacctgtaatcccagctacccaggaggctgaggcaggaaaatcacttgaacccgggaggcagaggttacagtgagccgagattgcaccattgcactccacctgggtgacaagagcaaaactctgtctcaaaaaaaaaaaaaaaaaaagtcgctgggcacggtggctcacgcctgtaatcccagcactttgggaggccaaggagggtggatcacgaggtcaggagattgagaccatcctggctaacacggtgaaaccccatctctactaaaaatagaaaaaattagccgggcatggtggcgggcacctgtagtcccagctactcgggaggctgaggcaggagaatggcgtgaacctgggaggcagaggttgcagtgagctgagatcatgccactgcactccagcctgggtgacagagcaagactctgtctcaaaaaaaaaaaaaaaaaaaaaaacgagttaagtaaaaattaataaacttggCTAGTTCAACCCATGATCTTAATTAAATTGCTCCATCTTCTATCAACAGAAAAGatctgttggccaggtgtggtagctcacccatataatttcagcactttaggaggccaagggccacagtgagaggattgcttgaggccagggattcaagaccagcctgggcagcataatgagacccCTGACTctgcaaaaagttttaaaaattagctgggcatggtggcacacacctgtaattccagcttctttgaaggctgagttgggaggaccatttgagcccaggaggcctaggttatagtgagctatgaatAAAACTCTCCATAAAATAGATTATTGAGTATACTGTACCATTATAACTTTTACTTGGTAAATAAGCAGTAATAGTCtattgaaaattaaattactttaaaaaataaaacaattatgttATTAtctgctataaagaaaataataattgtgttctttaaatttttccaGAATGCTTTTTAAGGAAAGCCGGAGTGTTCATAATCATCTTACTTCTGCTCCGTGAGTAAATGCAGACTCCAGATTGCTTCATTTATTCACATTATGTGCTTTAGTGAACAAAAgtatcatttattaaatgctaGTTGGAATAGGACTTAAAAAGATCATTTTGACCATTGACTATTTAGACTTCAGAACACACTtatctattgaaataattgtCAGGGTACTTTCTAAACACCTACTAAATCCACACTGTGACACATAATGGCCTGGGATTCTGGTAGTAGGGAAGCATGAAGGCTCAGGGATTTTCCTTTGTTCCTGGGCCTTCTACCTGCCAGTCTTTTTCTCCACCTCTTAACGTCCATCTGCATTTGTAATCTACAGCCCTCTGTGTCCTGAGTTTACCAGGACAGATCCAAATGCACACCCACCCTCGCTGCACTGCGGAGTGTTTTATTCCACAAAATTAACCTATTCTTGAGGTCTTCTGTTCAAAACTGTGTATTTCCTTAGTGATGTGATTACTAGAGAAAGATCTTTTATCCCCTCCACATACAACAAAAAGGCAAGTTTTTTCTGTGGTCACCTTTTTGGTTGAATATTGGTCAATTCcagaacagttttatttttccctacAACGTAGGGCTACTTCTCTGTAGCCTGCAAGGGTGGCATTAACGGTTattaaagccaggcacagtggctcgcgcctgtaatcccagcactttgggaggctgaggcgggtggatcgcttgagcccaggagtttgagactggcccgggcaacatggcgaaactccatctctacaaaaactacaaaaattagccaggcatggtgtgtgtgcctgtagtcccagctactcaggaggctgaggtgggaggatggcttatgccagggaggcggaggttgtagtaagtggagatcatgccaccgccgtccagcctgggggacagaacagaccttgtttccagaaaaaaaaaaaggggaggttattaaaatataaaattagcaagttactgagaatttactgAACACTCTAATTCAAtattctgctgagaggtctgttTAATATCTTTTGGGCAACATTATAAAATTCCTACTCTCCTTGTATGCAGTTATATaggaattttttagtttttaggaagGACAGTTCATTATTATGGTTGACCCTTGGAACAACACGGGAGTTAGGGATTTCACCCCCTCATCCCACACAGTCAGAAATCCATGTGTAACTTTCAACTCTCCCAGAACTTCACTGCTAGTAGTCTACTGTTGACctgaagccttactgataacataaatagTTCATGAacacattttatatgttttaggtacagtatactgtattcttacaataaagtaagctaaagaaaagaaaatgttaataagaaaatcataaggaagagaaattgtatttactattcattaggttgaagtgaatcatcataaaggtcttcatcctcaggGGTCAACTGTATATCAGAGATGCATTGAGTTGGTTGTGGTTTTTGgttcttactgttttttttagtataaattcTAAGTTGTTTGGTTTCATATATTACAGGTTTACTTTGTTGCAAGAGTTTTTGTtgtctttgaaataaattttatgtacatatgtgtatgtttgtgtcagTGGTATTTTCGGCTTTAATTTCcctatacagtagtcccccttatcCTCAGACAATATACTCCAAGATGCCTGCAGTGGATGCCAAAACTGCAGACAGTACTGAACCCTACATAGACTATTTTTTCCTGTACATACATTCCTATAATAGATTTTAGTTtacaaattaggcacagtaagagattaacaacaataataaaagagaacAGTTTAACagtatactataataaaagttatgtgaatgtggtttatctctatttctggaattttccatttaatattttcagacctcaGTTGACCACAGGCAACTGAAACCGTGGAAATTGAAAACTGTGGATAAGGGGGGCTACTGTAGTTCTAAAGCCATATATACATTACAATTCAGGTACAAATAATGCATTCCTTTAATTCTAAAGGTGTTTACAAAAGatgtctccctctctgtctctctctggctttttttttttttttttttttttttttgagatggagtcttgctctgtcgcccaggctggagtgcagtggcacgatctcaactcactgcaacgtccatctcccaggttcaggcaattctcctgcctcagcctcctgagtagctgggactacaggcgtgcgccaccacgcctggctaatttttgtatttttagtagagacagggtttcaccatgttggccaggctggtctcaaactcctggcctcacgtgatccgcctgcctcagcccaaagtgctagcattacaggcatgagccactgcacccagcctccttctccctttttttaaatagcttcattattatcattaactttgtgttttgtttaactttgtgttttgttttgtaccAGAAAGTAGGAATCTATGGGATAAGTGGGCCTAGAGGTCGTTTCCCTAAATGgccttcatcaaaaaaaaaaacgtagAAAATTACTGTTGCCTAAATGAAGTTGTAAATTGACAGTTGTAATCAAGATTCTTGTTAATCTAATTGATGACATTTTAGCCAAGTGAAATAGGCAAGGTGAAGTATTTTAGCTTgtcaataatttaattattcaacaaacatttgaataCTTTGACTTACTATGgaacttgttctttttttcatcttcaaaCTTGTTCTTAGTTTTCCAAAAGTTTCAAGATTCCATAGTAATTTTTCTCGCCCTTTTTCTCCCTgtcattttgacattttttatttgaatttttacattacaaaaatttttctttaaaagctcagggttttttttgttttggttaagTTAAATCTCATTCACACCTTCTTGGCATGGTTTAATTTGAGCCTGCGGTTCCTTGAagctcttttttggggggagttattttaaggtttatttacatttaattttttaaaaattgtattatctACATTTCATGTTTTACTAGTTGTTTGGCCTTTCAATTAATCTGAATTGGGGAAAATGTTGCTACATACTTCGTATAAACTGAGCACTTAAATACGGTTCCTTCAAAGAGCTTTCCAAATAGCAGAAGGAATTATTTACCACGTAATTACAAAGCTATATAACTTTCTAATAAGCAATATAACTGCTACTGAAATagccttttaaaatctttttatcttAGGGCAAAGAAAAAGGTGATTCCTGCACCTAAACCCAAAGTAAAGGTAAgtactgaaaatatttaattagttATAGTTGGTGAATGTTGAAATACATTCCTAAGATGAAAAAGATGTATGGTATTTAGCAGAGGTCAGTAGGCACTATAAGATAGATGTTTTCAACTTCATAATAATCTTAGTACTTTTGTATTTGGGAGAATAGATTCCTGTGTAGCAGTGGGGAATATGCATACACCAATTGTAAAGCTTAACTTTATTAATACTTGGAAATGCTAggtaaaatacaacaaatattcTTTCATAGCATAGGTGAGAttgaaaaatatgtaagaaaaattCATAAGaccagaaacaaaaaaggagctGACAGTGTTAATCTGTCGCTTACACTTTGGTTGCCCTTGGAGGCATTTGGCACTTTCTACCCATCACTTTATGGTTTCTTTTTACGTTTCTTCTCAGAGCGTAGCAGTTAGGGTTTTCTTGGGCTTGTACAGGTTAAAACTTGGGATGAAATCTGTGTAAAGCTGGACCTTCAAACAATAACATCTTTAGTAAAAGAAAGGACTAGAAAGAAATCCAGCAACCAGCAGAGACATTAAGTGGCTGTCTTGGACTGGGTTCTGGTTTGGGGGAAGAATGTCCTTGCTGAAAAATTTTCTTGGCTTAGGAGTTTAAGTTACACTACCTCTACAATCTGAGAAAACCCCAAGCTGAAAAAGTAACTTGGTTACTGGATTAGTAGTGACCCGGGGCCACTGGCAAAAGCAAATTCTCTCTGGTATAATGTGCCCTCTTCAGAGGCCTCAAAGGCATTCCTCCTATAAACCATGTCAGACCTGAGCTTGCAGTCTGAAATACAGAATACATGAGAGAATAAGTTACTATGAGTGAGATTCAGTAGGAACAATAAACAGCAGTTAGATCCCTAAGACGGACAAGTAGTGCACTTATGGAATTTagtacacaaaataattttactgaaaaatttttaatatttagagaaatagaaaagggaataaaaaatatCCTATCAAAATAGACAAAGTAGATTTGAAAGAGAATCAAAATATAACCTCTAGAAGTAAAAACTATaatcatttgaaattaaaattttaatgaaagctCATACTCTTTAGGTTTTACACTTTGCTCCATAGCCTTTGtctctttggtttttgttgttgttgttgtttttaatagatGAGGTTCTTTGCTTATAAGATTGTGGCCAGATGGTCATTATATATTATTCTGTGGCCTTCCTGACTTTTTTGGTGTTAGAGCCTCTTTAAATGCAGGGTAAatagtcttctttttctttttcttttttttcttttggagacagagtctcactctgtcacccaggctggagtgcagtggtgcgatctcggctcactgcaacctctgcctcacaggttcaagcgattctcctgcctcagcctcctgagtagctgggactacaggcgcacaccaccatgcctggctaatttttatatttttagcagagacggggtttcaccatgttggtcaggctgctctctaactcctgacctcgtgatccacccgccttggcctcccaaagtgttgggattacaggcatgcgccactatgcccagccagtaGTCCTCTTTTTCTTAATAGCCTACTTTGTCTTCTGATCCAAATAATATTGAGCCAGTCTTTCATTAAATCTGTTGAATTTAGATGTTGTTTTGAcacttgactttatttttattagaatactAAAGTCTTAGTACCCTCCATAAAGGATTGGTTATATTTTGATACATCTATTCAAACATATGATTAATAGAATAATAGGATAGGAAATTTATTAAATTCTGATACTGGTTGTGTTAGGATGATATGGGGGAGTCATCAGTTTTTTTGTATGTTTCCTTCTCTATGATTAAATTACTTTTTCAGTTTCCCAAAATGGAAAAGCTATACTGTTAATGTGGTTTTTTTCTACTGTAACTCCCCATACTGTTTCTAGTTATAAAGGTAAGATAAGGAAATGCctacaaaagaaaatgcaaataacctGGAAAAGTAAGGAGAAAAGTAAAAGTATCTATAAATTTCTCCTCAGTCAGAGAATAAAAGCTCTTAGCTTTCTAGGACacatcttccttcccttcttctgaaactctgttcctccctccctcccttccattcgtccatccatccatacatccatccatctatccaatcagctatctatttatttagtcttttatATAAATGGGATAACCTGCTTTTTTGACTCAGTTATATATCCTGAACAATTTTCTCTGCCAGTATAAATCTGCACACTATTCTATTAGAGTGGatttaatggttttataaataaaaattaatcaaaaagttattttaaaacagcAGTTTTATACTAGTAATACTTCCAATATTGGGATACATTTCCTACCTGTTATTCTGTACTTTTTATAATGGAATTTTCACTAATCATGTAAGTGGATGGCATATCAAAACAAACGTGTTTCATCTGCATTACTCATTCTTCTTAGCAGACATTTGTGACCTTAATGCAGTTACACTTGTACTTCCAATTGGTAGTGAGGTTTTTAATCAGGGGTTTTAGAGTAAAAGCTTAGAAAAAATACTAAGGAAGTTAGAGTGTAACAGTATTCTTAACAGCTTGCTTATGTAATACCTTAGGAGGTGATGGTAAAGACCCTTCCTCTCCATTCTTTCCCCACTATGCTTAAGGTAAGTGCTATGGTTGTATAAATCAGTATGTAATATAACACTCTAGGTTTGTTTGGGTTTGTTTAAGAAACTAATTGAAGAGACTTTGATATGACTTTTATGTAATAGGCTTTTGCTTctcagtcttaaaaataaaatgagtcaaatacttttatctttaaaaataaatagttgcttttaaattattttgctctTTGAATATTATAAACTGTGCTCtagttctttttcttaaatattaagaaGGTTGATTATTTGAGAAACAGACTCTAACAACTCTTAGGTATTCAGAGTTGTAATTCTTAATACCCTTGTTTTCTTAGCATAGAGCCCTGCTCACAGCGGACACTTAGTGGatatatattgaataaatgacaaatgaataatttacaaataaattacaGATTCACCATAATAAATAGCATAATTTATTTATGCTTGGATTGAATCATCTGCCACTTTGACGTACCAGTTTTTCTATGTACTGGCTGTAGGGTAGCTGCAGGACAGGGCATACAAAGAGGCAGAAATGCATGGAAGCAGAAAGTGAAGGTCAGCCTCCTAGCAAACCATCCCAGACGAGAGGGGGAGAGTCTTAATATAAAGGCAGAATTTATTCTGAGTGCAGgggaataaaaagagaataatctGAACAGATGGATTTGGAGCAGGATTTGAAGATCTAATGCAGGTGGGGGAGGCTCATCAGTAATGTAACGAGTATATGAATGTTCCTTCCACTTGGTGTTAAGTATGACAGCTATGTGCAATATATCAGATACTTTGTCTTGTGAGGACAGCTCAGTCAGGAGCTCTGTcatctcaaaaattatttttgttttgatagtCTCTGAAGATTTCCAGTAGAAAAACAATTGTAATTGTCATGAgaatcttttagttatttaaaattaactttgtaattttttattcaccatttctatttttttccatatgatgCTTTACATTAGGAGTGTAGTCCAAAAAAGGACCAGAAAACTCCAACATCCCTGGTGGCTTCGGTTAGCGGTCCTCCAACGAGCTCCAGCACAGCTGCCATTGCTGCAGCTAGCTCTAGCTCTGCACCAGCCCAAGAAACCATCTGCCTCGACGACTCACTAGATGAAgacctttctttccattcaccTTCACTGGATCTTGTTTCTGAAGCTTTAGCGGTTATCAACAATGGGAACAAGGGCCCTCCAGTTGGCTCAAGGATAAGCATGCCAACCACAAAGCCTCGTCCAGGactgagagaagaaaaattagCAAGTATCATGAGTAAGCTGCCACTAGCTACTCCCAAAAAACTAGATTCTACTCAGACTACACATTCTTCAAGTCTTATTGCTGGTCACACAGGGCCAGTACCAAAGAAACCCCAGGATTTAGCTCATACTGGCATCTCTTCAGGCCTTATTGCTGGTTCTTCCATTCAGAACCCTAAAGTTTCTTTAGAACCTTTGCCAGCCAGGCTACTTCAACAAGGACTTCAGAGGTCAAGCCAGATTCACACTTCTTCCTCTTCACAGACCCATGTCTCCTCTTCTTCCCAAGCCCAAATTGCTGCCTCTTCTCATGCTCTGGGAACATCCGAGGCCCAAGATGCTTCTTCGTTAACACAAGTAACAAAGGTGCACCAGCATTCAGCTGTCCAGCAGAACTATGTGTCTCCATTACAGGCCACCATCAGTAAATCCCAGTCCAACCCCGTCGTGAAGTTAAGTAATAATCCCCAACTCTCCTGTTCCTCCTCACTTATTAAGACTTCAGATAAGCCACTTATGTACCGCCTTCCCTTATCTACCCCCTCACCTGGAAATGGTTCTCAAGGGTCCCACCCCCTGGTTTCTAGGACAGTACCTAGCACCACTACCTCCAGTAACTATTTAGCCAAGGCTATGGTGTCACAGATCTCCACGCAGGGTTTCAAATCTCCCTTCTCGATGGCTGCCTCCCCAAAACTTGCCGCATCTCCCAAGCCTGCCACATCTCCTAAACCCCTGCCCTCGCCTAAGCCTTCTGCCTCACCCAAGCCCTCTCTGTCAGCTAAGCCTTCAGTATCAACTAAACTTATTTCTAAATCTAACCCAACTCCCAAGCCTACTGTATCCCCAAGTAGTTCCAGTCCAAATGCACTAGTTGCCCAGGGTAGCCACTCCAGCACTAACAGCCCAGTCCATAAACAGCCCAGTGGAATGAACATCAGCAGACAGTCTCCCACCTTGAATTTATTGCCCTCTAGTCGCACTTCAGGCCTTCCACCTACAAAAAATCTTCAGGCCCCCTCAAAGCTAACAAACTCATCATCCACTGGAACTGTTGGGAAGAATAGCTTGAGTGGAATTGCAATGAATGTACCTGCCAGCAGAGGTAGCAACCTTAACTCAAGCGGAGCTAATAGGACTAGTCTATCTGGGGGAACAGGAAGTGGAACACAGGGTGCTACCAAACCATTGTCTACTCCACATAGACCATCCACTGCCTCAGGGTCTTCAGTGGTAACAGCCAGTGTGCAGGTATGTATGTTCTGTACGTCCATGTGATAAACTATAAGATTGTATAATGTCGTCTTTCTTGTGGGTAACTTTAATAAGCTTTTTATGATATGTGGATTGTTCTCAATTGGCTTATTACAGCCTGCGGCCATGGAATGTTGCTGATGCTGACATCACAGTGACAGGCACACTTGTAGTTGAGGTGTTTGTTGggatatggattttttttttttaagtaacaaagGTGCACCAGCATTCAGCTGTCTGACAGAACGATGTCTTCATTACAAGCAACCATCACTAAatcaactttaaaattatttgaaaaaacaaaactaaaatggcTTATTTCAAACTTTCTCTCTTATCAAAGTCCAGAACAAAGTAGTAACTTAGGAATTTAACGAACATTCGCTtagctcttcccttccctttttctcctgccaattttcttatttttaaatcaaatttatacattcatgttattttttaaatcatttatcttctcgaaatttttattttgcttaattttgtagttatatataattttctatgtCAAATTAGTGTCAGTCGCCCTTTTATACCACAGTTTTCCCGTTCGTGAATTTTTAGTTTAAACTTACCTCTCAATTAGCTGAGTGCCTCACTCAAGCAATCTTTTCAAGAAgggtagccgggcatggtggctcgtgtctgtaatcccagcactttgggaggccaaggcaggaggatcacttgaggtcaggagttgcactccagcctgggtgacagagcgaaacttcatctcaaaaaaaaaaagggtagcaTAAATGCTATTTTACCTTAGCTCATGTACACCTGATAATTTCTTTCTGTGCTGTCACACTTGAGTAGGCATAGCCTTCTTGGGGCACTAACTGTTCCACTCCCAATTTTGTAAATACTACTCCACTGACTCTTGCTTAGTATTTAGGATTATGGAGAAGTCTGAGACCATTCTCAgactctttctcattctctttttgttCTGTTATCATTAATGTGTTTTCTCTGCCTAGTTGTCATTAATTGTATACCTAGAACATAGTAATAGCTTTCCATCTCAGAActggttatttattttagatcaagaatattttattgtattatgtgTCTGATTACTGTTTCTGATCCATTTATCGTAAGTTTTTTGAGAactctttatt encodes the following:
- the UBN2 gene encoding ubinuclein-2 isoform X8 — translated: MEKWKKLIRTEDPFNDEHQERQEVEMLAKKFEMKYGGKPRKHRKDRLQDLIDIGFGYDETDPFIDNSEAYDELVPASLTTKYGGFYINTGTLQFRQASDTEEDDITDNQKHKPPKVLKIKEDDIEMKKRKRKEEGEKEKKPRKKVPKQLGVVALNSHKSEKKKKRYKDSLSLAAMIRKFQKEKDALKESNPKVPVTLSTPSLNKPPCAAAALGNDVPDLNLSSADPDLPIFVSTNEHELFQEAENALEMLDDFDFDRLLDAASDGSPLSESGGENGTTTQPTYTSQVMPKVVPTLPEGLPVLLEKRIEDLRVAAKLFDEEGRKKFFTQDMNNILLDIELQLQELGPVIRSGVYSHLEAFVPCNKETLVKRLKKLHLNVQDDRLREPLQKLKLAVSNVMPEQLFKYQEDCQARSQAKCAKLQTDEEREKNGSEEDDDEKPGKRVIGPRKKFHWDDTIRTLLCNLVEIKLGCYELEPNKSQSAEDYLKSFMETEVKPLWPKGWMQARMLFKESRSVHNHLTSAPAKKKVIPAPKPKVKEVMVKTLPLHSFPTMLKECSPKKDQKTPTSLVASVSGPPTSSSTAAIAAASSSSAPAQETICLDDSLDEDLSFHSPSLDLVSEALAVINNGNKGPPVGSRISMPTTKPRPGLREEKLASIMSKLPLATPKKLDSTQTTHSSSLIAGHTGPVPKKPQDLAHTGISSGLIAGSSIQNPKVSLEPLPARLLQQGLQRSSQIHTSSSSQTHVSSSSQAQIAASSHALGTSEAQDASSLTQVTKVHQHSAVQQNYVSPLQATISKSQSNPVVKLSNNPQLSCSSSLIKTSDKPLMYRLPLSTPSPGNGSQGSHPLVSRTVPSTTTSSNYLAKAMVSQISTQGFKSPFSMAASPKLAASPKPATSPKPLPSPKPSASPKPSLSAKPSVSTKLISKSNPTPKPTVSPSSSSPNALVAQGSHSSTNSPVHKQPSGMNISRQSPTLNLLPSSRTSGLPPTKNLQAPSKLTNSSSTGTVGKNSLSGIAMNVPASRGSNLNSSGANRTSLSGGTGSGTQGATKPLSTPHRPSTASGSSVVTASVQSTAGASLLANASPLTLMTSPLSVTNQNVTPFGMLGGLVPVTMPFQFPLEIFGFGTDTAGVTTTSGSTSAAFHHSLTQNLLKGLQPGGAQHAATLSHSPLPAHLQQAFHDGGQSKGDTKLPRKSQ
- the UBN2 gene encoding ubinuclein-2 isoform X7: MAEPRRVAFISLSPVRRREAEYPGPEREPEYPREPPRLEPQPYREPARAEPPAPREPAPRSDAQPPSREKPLPQREVSRAEPPMSLQREPPRPEPPPPFPPLPLQPPPPRESASRAEQPPRPPRETVRLELVLKDPTDESCVEFSYPELLLCGEQRKKLIRTEDPFNDEHQERQEVEMLAKKFEMKYGGKPRKHRKDRLQDLIDIGFGYDETDPFIDNSEAYDELVPASLTTKYGGFYINTGTLQFRQASDTEEDDITDNQKHKPPKVLKIKEDDIEMKKRKRKEEGEKEKKPRKKVPKQLGVVALNSHKSEKKKKRYKDSLSLAAMIRKFQKEKDALKESNPKVPVTLSTPSLNKPPCAAAALGNDVPDLNLSSADPDLPIFVSTNEHELFQEAENALEMLDDFDFDRLLDAASDGSPLSESGGENGTTTQPTYTSQVMPKVVPTLPEGLPVLLEKRIEDLRVAAKLFDEEGRKKFFTQDMNNILLDIELQLQELGPVIRSGVYSHLEAFVPCNKETLVKRLKKLHLNVQDDRLREPLQKLKLAVSNVMPEQLFKYQEDCQARSQAKCAKLQTDEEREKNGSEEDDDEKPGKRVIGPRKKFHWDDTIRTLLCNLVEIKLGCYELEPNKSQSAEDYLKSFMETEVKPLWPKGWMQARMLFKESRSVHNHLTSAPAKKKVIPAPKPKVKECSPKKDQKTPTSLVASVSGPPTSSSTAAIAAASSSSAPAQETICLDDSLDEDLSFHSPSLDLVSEALAVINNGNKGPPVGSRISMPTTKPRPGLREEKLASIMSKLPLATPKKLDSTQTTHSSSLIAGHTGPVPKKPQDLAHTGISSGLIAGSSIQNPKVSLEPLPARLLQQGLQRSSQIHTSSSSQTHVSSSSQAQIAASSHALGTSEAQDASSLTQVTKVHQHSAVQQNYVSPLQATISKSQSNPVVKLSNNPQLSCSSSLIKTSDKPLMYRLPLSTPSPGNGSQGSHPLVSRTVPSTTTSSNYLAKAMVSQISTQGFKSPFSMAASPKLAASPKPATSPKPLPSPKPSASPKPSLSAKPSVSTKLISKSNPTPKPTVSPSSSSPNALVAQGSHSSTNSPVHKQPSGMNISRQSPTLNLLPSSRTSGLPPTKNLQAPSKLTNSSSTGTVGKNSLSGIAMNVPASRGSNLNSSGANRTSLSGGTGSGTQGATKPLSTPHRPSTASGSSVVTASVQGPCLRDVSEQFGP